The Bombus vancouverensis nearcticus chromosome 3, iyBomVanc1_principal, whole genome shotgun sequence genomic sequence TTGCATTGATAGGGCTTCATTTGTAAATGTCCCCAAATATGTACCTACAAGAATTCAATATGACTATTATTATgtgttttattacaaatttgaataatttcttacatataataaaaataatttgtacaACTTACCTGACACTTATCCATTCTGACATAAAGGGAGCCACAAATATTGCAGCgtatattctttttattaattatcgttATGTTTTTTTGTACTTCTTCCAAATTTACTATCGACATGTCCACCGTGTAATAAGTCTCAATAGCTCGTTTTTGTTCATCACTTATCAATTCGGAGATTTTTCCAAACGATCTAtctttacttttaattttattaaaactatCTTCACTCAATCGAGATAATGAACGTTTGCTGAGGTTGCATTCTATCTCATTTGTAGTACTTTGGTCTATTACATCTATTGCAATGCACGGTTCTGTGGAATCTTCCTGCATCATCTTTGGATTTGATAATTCATTAGATTGCGAAGACCTTATAACGGTCACACGATTTTGttctgtaaatatttttaattgcggATTATTAGAAACATTAGAATgcttaataatattttgtactGTTACTAAATTAGTCTCACTATTTTCAGTTTTCTCAGATTCCTCCACCAATGAACAAGATATCTGCGTTAAATCtaacttttttcctttttgatCATGATTCTCCGCTACAGTTTTATCTTTCTGTCTTAGTATCTCATTAGGAGTCAAACCAAGTTGATTTGTCTTTTTAATCTCGCTAGGAGGAGTACTTTCTGCTTCTCCTTTCTCTTGCTTTACAATAACTGATATTGCTTTACTTTTTACAGACCAATCTCCTGTATTGTTCAAATGGCTATCAGGTTTTTCTGTGCTTTTACCATCAGATtccatttcttttaatttattaattactaaatcATCGCCAATATGATGATTTTCATTATTTATGTATACAATATCAGGTTCCTTAACTTTGGTATAAATTACATTTGAGGATGTGTCCACCATTGCCACCTGTTCCTTCACTGCCTCTTGCTCAACTTGTGGTTTGGGGGAGGTTTCAATATTATTAATCACATTATTGGACTTATCAATATCATAAATAACATGCAGGCAGCTGCTTTTGCATTTGTTATCCAAATTTTTTAAACTACTACTTAAAGTATCACTCTTACCCATATCATTTTGgattatcttttctttttcttcttccctctttctcttttttctgctGCCTGCTGAGAAACTGACTCCTCTCATCTTCTCCAATTTGTTTTTCGATCCTTTTCTACGTCCTACAGGTTGATGTGTATTTATACTAATGTCCTCCTCATCTTTTTGCGCCGAGTTCAAGTTATTCATTGACCTTGTACGAACTGTAGTCATTTTTGATATATTGTGGTttaaatttttatgttttaaaTTGTTTGTATTCTCTTCTAAATTACTAGCATCACGCTGGTCACTCCCCGATGTTTTTTCACATAAAATTTCATTGCTTATATGTACCGTAGTTTGTGTAACCGAGTGATCATTAATAGGGGAATTATTTACGAGATTgacgttttcttcttttctttcagtCCTGTAGTACGACGTATTATTTTCGGACAGATAATTTTTTGTACTCTTTAGACTTTCAGGTGATAATGCCTTAGCTTTCCGTTTCATCTCATTCGCAGATGGAATAGCGTTCTCCTTATCAGATTCAGCATCGCTATCTTGCTGGATTTTAAaggattttaaatattaattttgaaatattctatacatttttatatcacATATGAACataaaaatgttattcaatCTTCTTCGTCTAAATTGTTTCAAACAATATATGTGGATTACTCCGGAAGCGGAGGAATTTCAAAGATTTCGAGGTCACTTCTATCTCTTTTTTAAATTGAGCTATATCTTTTTATACACTTTTTTTATAATAGGCTTGATTTTCTCTATAAAAAGTATTCAAGCACAGAAAACGATAAGTTTAAAAGGTATTTTAGCTTTAAGTTCATACAACTTATCTTATGAAAAGCAAGAAAAAACGTAAAGCAGCGCTTTTACGTTCATGTTGTCTTTGTATTTCATACAAGTTTTACAAACTTGAAATTAAATACCTTTTAAATTAATCGTATATGAAAAGGTATATgattcaatttaaaaaaatataaataccctttagtaaataatatataaatatacaactattatttaaaatataatatataaaatacaaatatttggaATGCCTCCACTTCCAGTGTAGCTTATATAACGCGTGAATGtagcaaattttttaattttgcaaaataaaatttttgtctATCCCATATCATTTTAAAGCTGTCTTCATTTGTTTATAAGAAAAATATTGgtacattttattttctctAACAACAAGTAGATATGGGCAAACGCGAGATTTTAGTTAGATAATGTATCAAGTTACAATAGCTTACAGCCTGCAAGAACCCCTGTTGTACCAGATGACAGCGATCGTAAAAGTCGCAGAAGAATTCCAGGATACCCAAACATCGCAAACAAGCAATCTGCGGCAGCCCATCGTTCTTCTTTATCtgaaacaacaaaaagaaacttCTGTGTCCAAAGAATGATCCACGTTATCTTTATAGATAGCATAAAAAAAAGCACAACACTTTACTAGGAGATATACCCCAATTAATCACAATCTATCTTGCAACAAAATAAGACTAAATCTAAATGACTTTAAACTTAGTAATAATATACTGCTATTTCTACTATCTTAGAATTCTACAGAGGAATTATATTAGTAACAGAACAAACCTCGTTGACTCGTATCTTTTATGTACatgcaagataaaaataaattaccatGCAAGATGAGTTAGAAGTGGTATGGAGAAAAATAAGGCTGAAAATCAAATAATTAGCGGTCCCAAAAATATCGTACCTTTATTGAGAAAAATTGTGGAATCCTTAAACAAATGTATGCTTTTTTCTTTAttgtcgaaaaattgttatataCGCTAATTCATACTGCacattaataacatattaatgtTTACCTTAAGATATATACACAGTATAtatagtgtatatatatacaatatatatatcgaCTTACTTATTACCTACTAAATGGAAAAATAGATTGGTTTAACAAACGTCTTgtacaaaataataattattgctTATCACTTATGTTATCTGAGGAAAGAGTTTAAATGTTAGACGTAATATCCTTCGCACGATTTTATTAACAGTTCTCACGGGGAACAATTTGTCCCGAGGAAAAGTAATAATCATAGTTCTTTTACATAATTCTTTGCGCTCTTATCTTGGAAACGCGATAGACAAGTAGAACGTTTCACttagtaaaaaaaaagttaaagtattatacatatactgAATATCCTGAAGcactgtataaaataataactaaaacatTATCAATTCATTATCATCATTAACTAAATTCTGCTCCATATAAAACTATTACATTCTaagtaaaaataatgaaaaaatgtatATCATAATTATTCCTATCTTTTATCACTTAACAATTATCTCATGTAACATCCCTTTCAAAATATTCAATATAGTTCCTAAATTATATTAGGATCATTTGAGCACAAAGAATTACGACTAATTTTCTTCTGAAGGAAGATCAATGTTGCACGTGATACGTACACATCATCAGAATCATTAACGATTTTTTCATTCACCAATGCTCTTTCTTAATAcatgaataaaatatatattgagTTGACCAAGGCACTTACGATATAGTTCTACGTTTTTCTTTCTAGCAAATCACATAATATGCTTTCTTACATAATTTATTGTATGCGCTACCCTTATAGCAAAATATCCGTTAGTTTTAATAATATAAGATCTATCGGAAACAATAGTTCACTTAAATCTAAAGACTTTTCATCATCaatcaataataatatattttgcaaattttcaattttcttatatGAATCATTATTTTTGCTCTGAATCTTcatctatatacatatgcagttttacatataaaatagaatcgaaaatataataaaatacactttatacatgtattatttaaaagttTTGCAGTTCTATTAAAAACAgtcatgtaaaaatatatagaaaatattttttttcactTCTATATTCTTTCTTGGTCGGAGTTTTTGACTTTGGAAGCCCTGTATTTACATCTTTTCATGAATTAATCTTTCCTAGAAAGCTAACTGTGCGATAGACATACAAATTTTCCTTAAAAATGAATCCAATAATACTCTTTGGCTTCCTTACAATTACAAGTATCAATCGTgacgtttctttttttaatttttgttatgTCTTATTCCAATATTCTGTCATGTTTCATGGCTTGTCTTTAttatagctttggtaaattctAATCAATAATGTTTCACgtgcaaaaatattttctaatgtaGTATATGTAAATGGAAAAAATACTTAGGAGATACCAGTAGTCTCTTAAATGCACACCTACTACATTATGTACAAAATGACGACTAACTTactgtaaaaaaagaaaaaagaaggaaaaacaaaaaaagaaacgagcgacgaaagaggaaaaaaattgAGTGATCCCCATTGCAATTATTCATCCGATAATATAAGTTACTCcaaaatttaaaagtaaaattaatcaaTATCTCATGATTAATATTGCTGAATTTTTTTGAAAAAGCTTTTACTTTTAATTCTTGCagcaatatttttgaaaattttaatttattgaataaCTGATGCTTTATCGACTAACTTAACGTTGTTTGACTAAGAGTTAAAAAAAACGTCTCTTTTGGAAAGCTCTAGCTCACCCATGAATTAAGTTAAGTCTTAAAAAAATATGAGAGTTATGTCAGTACCGTTACTTTTCGTTGGACGCAGTGGAAGCAACGTCGCCACTAGATGCGTTCTTCTGTTTGCTATTACTAGTCTTTTTTTCTTCGAAGTGTCTTTTTCTATGTACCTTCATGTTATCACGCCTATTAAACTTTCGTCCGCATTCCGGACAGGCATGCTTTTTCTCACCGTGCACGTGTCGGTGTGCAGCCAGATGACTAGCTTGTGCGAATCTTGCACCACACTTTTGGCAGATATGTTTCCTCAGCCCTTCGTGCTTCAATAGATGTTCGTTTAGGAATGCTTTGGAGGCGTATCTATTGTTACAAACGTTGCACACGAACGGCTTAGGATTTGAGTGTTGTAACACGTGAGCCTTATACTTGGACGCGACTTTGAACGTTTTACTACAAACTTCACAAGTATATGTAGTCGCGTGACGCGTTTTAATATgttcattcaaaactgaaagaCTTGAATACAGGTTGTAACAGAATCGACACCTGAAATTGCGACGATTTTTTAAATGTACGCTAGCTATATGACTTAACAATCTCGTACGGTACGGGAACACTTTGCCACAATATTCGCAAGCTAAGTTCTGCGGAGGTAAGTGTGATTTCATGTGGATTTGTAGAGACACTTTGTGATGATAACTTTGACCGCAGTCTGTACAAGAATAAGGTCTCACACCTTTGTGCACGTTGTCGTGCtccattaaataaaatttcgacTTGAACCTTTTTGGACATTTTGGACATTGTATCGGTCTAGGATTAGTATGTGAGCATCGAATATGCTTCATTACATCGGACTTGCATACAAATTTAGCGTTGCACAAAATGCAAGTATACTGCTTAATACCGAGGTGGGTTTTCACGTGAACCATACATTTGTCCTTACGTTCATAGAACTTACAACACAATTTACAAGAGTAGCCGTTTTGATTATCCGTGACGACATGTTCGACGTTATCGTCGACACGAATTTCTTCTCCGTCGATCCTGAAAAGTTCTTCTGGGTTCTGAGAAGCTTGCCATTTCTGCTCAAATTCAGCAGAATCCTTCAATTTCGTTGAACTGCCATTCTTCAGGCTACTGTTGATAATGGtgtttattatactatttacttcTACGCAACTTTGATTTTGTAAAAGACCAACGATTGCCTTGTCCACCAAACAGGAACCCTGATCTGGAAATACTCGCGCTCGAACAGTAGCTACATCGTCACTTTCCTTTTTACATAATTCTACAGTAAAACTAATATCTTCAATGTCGCTGCTTTGATTTCGGGATTCTTTTACAGAAACTTCGATGTTTGGAGAGTTTGACACAATACTTAGAAGTTTATTTAATGCTGATGTTGGAATTTGTATAGTGTGCGGATCTTGCTGCTTCCCAACCACTTTCTCGCCAATTTCATTAGGGCTATTATGTGGACTAACAGTTATTTCTGTGGCAGTATTATCATGACTTCTAAGTCTATTTGCGATTGGCGTATCAGTCACTGTTTCGTTTGCAGCCGTTGTTTCTGTACTTTGTCTACTTCTAAGCCATCGCGTGGGAGTTGTTTCAGAACTTTGAACAATTTGTATATTCTCTGTATTGTCTCCACTTGTACTTTGAATATTATTCTGCTCTTTTGGAGCTTCTTCATTGCCTTTTACTTGCTGTTGACTCCTTAAGTTTCTCTGAGTCTTTGTAGCTGTTCTTAAAACACGTTGCTCTACTTCTTTAACACTCCCATCATTAGGAGAATTAAGATTTTTGTTGGTTtcattgttgttgttgtttgtTGATGTACTTGGTGTTGTATCTTCAGTCTTTACTTCAGCCTAGAGATAGATTGAAATAAAAGTAGAAGTGGGTACCAGAAATAGTTTTATTgaagaaaatgaatttaatCCGGTATTTGTGGTACatactttttattataaatagaaatatattaaaaactgcatatttaataaacaattttttatattatgattgaaaattgttttatgaACCAAAATACCAGATGATACCACTTTATACTATTTGAATTTCAAAGAAAAAAGTGAGCTGCATGCTCTGGTAGCATCATAGATGAGCGGTAGAGCTATGTATTAAATTTGAATACGAACTTACAATCTCTGTTAAGGGTGGTAGATTGTATCGATCGCGTAACACTTGTTGGGTGCGAAGACACTCCTCTTGGAAGTCGCAAACGAATTCGAGCTTGCCCAGACATTGAACACAGATCGCCTTGGGCAGAGGATCCCTTTCATCTATCTGCgattcaaacaaaatatctaaATACTAAATATATGTGATTTTTAAAATCTTACTTGAAGATCTGATTCTGTACAAATTTTAATTGAACTGAGAAACCATATTTTGTCTTGTTCAAGAACAATTATGAATATataaacaatttaattaaaacccTACCGCTCTGTAAATACACCATTTTGAAAATTCTTATAATCTGGTACCCACTCTAATAATACATATTGCTAACATTCATACTTATCATTATAATTGTGTAAATACAATAACATTAATAACCATTTACAAATATctaaaaacaaatatataatgtttatgtaaaaaatattggatATAGAATTAACAATTACTTTCTTATGTTTATATAAACTTGAAAAAATAAAGATAgattaaaaaaatgaatacTTTCAAATCCAAATTCACTTTTTTGTTAATCAGATTCCAAGAACAAATTACATTTACAAAACATtgattacaaaatatttcattttaaaaaagatataaaacataatataatcataaaataaagaatagCAATATGAGGATAATAAATGATTACTTACAAATTAGATAtcttgtatttaataaaatagtccTTGTTGTACagtatataatacaattatacaTGTCTCTAAATCATAAACATATTACATACAATTATTTAGGATTTACTTAAGAATTCTTTAAGTCTATGTAAACAATTTGACACACATTTGGaataataatatgaaactgaaataaatatttctttctcaAAACAAACATAAAACATAGAAGTATATACGATATTAGTACTAAAACTACACAAGTGAAAATTAATGCGAACAAAATATAATAGAACAAAGAtagcaaaaagaaagaaagaatatcTTTTCTTCTCATGCTCTTCTCCCCTCCGGCCATTTTTCTAACCCCCTCCTCTAACTACAAACGGGGCCCGGACCCCATGACACACCTCTTACATTTGTACTCACCAGAATGTTGATTTTTGTGTGGATCTTTAATCCTAAAAATCGTTTGGTGCCTTCCTCACCGAAAACGTCGATGTATATACTCTCGCACTGGCCGCAAAGTCGACAAATTTGCGCGTCTCCCTCCCCTAACTCCATTTTTGTTTACGTTGAAGGCTGCCTGAATTCGCTTTCGACTACTTGATCACACTGAAAATTTACCATGGAACCGATGCTTGTATTATTTGGCCCGATCCCCGTATCATCAGCCGCTTGTTTTAACGATGCCAGGATTTTCGAACTCAACCAGATTGCCGgcaaaataaatagaaatgaaTTAAACAAAAGACAAAATTTTAACGTTAGCGTTACTACTTGCTCGCTGATCTGACACGGGGATGTAGCCGCGTTCGGGCCAGACTAGCATACATTCACTTCCCTTCCCCTCCTCCGTTGTACGAATTTCGACCAATCGATGATCTCTGTTTCGCATTACACATTTACCGTGTTCGTAATTGGTCGCTACCATCGCGGTCTAACTTGAAGCATTGTATATAGACTGACAGTAGATCGACAAAGTGATTGAAAATTTCGACTTTTTTCTTGGATTTTCCTAATTTTGAATCTTCTAAGGCACGTAAAGAGTAAAGCGACAAGCTTATATTATTGTAGCCATATTGACATTAACAATCAGTAACGACGCATTGCCGCTCAATTGTTGTATAGCCTATTTCACATCTATTTCATACAAATCtaaaagttttatttattttgtgttTATTTCTCTATCACTtactttgtgtatatatttcgtGTTAGATATTCACAAATTAATGGTAACTAACTAATTTTGGTGTTGTGTATTGTGCATTTAAGTATCTACTATTAACACtcttgaaattaatattttgtaactataattatatttcgtaacgtatttaatatatatgcaATATATAGTACTTCATATTTATCCAGTTTTCTGCCCctaataatatttacatttttatttattaatttatttttcttttttgtattgttcataaaaataacagGAAGATAAACAACATATGATATAATGAAAGTATCATTTCAATTTTTCGGTGAGGTTAAATTTAATACAGTAGTACgatgtaaagaaatatattagTTTTAGTTATGAAAATAAtcaaggaaataaaataatatttatcgtaaaGGTATGAATGGGTATATACTCTCTAAgggaatttcaatttgtttaaaatttagaGTTATGTTGTTATGTTTTGTACCTTTAGGTTAGGTTGTAACAGagttcaaataaaaattaatgacGGAAAGATACAAACATTTAATTGTCAAAAATATACAAGATTTGTGAACGTCATAAGAGAATTTAAGTGGTATTGGTGATTCatataattttacgatattattGATAACCAAAATACGAATATTTACAAGTATTGATTCATTTTATACTTAATATTCAATATCTTATTTGtaagtatcaaatattttaaaactattaatttaattaCTATTAATTTAAGAATTATGGATTACTATTTTATAAATCTCTTGTTAATACTCAGTGATATTTAAAAACTGTTTTACATATGTTTTAAGAAATGaaacttcatttatttttattttataacatgtAGATGTTAATTTAATAaggtgaaatattaaaaaaatgatttaaaaatgaGCACTTTAAACAACTCTGTTATAATTTGTTACCAAAATTCAAaaccaaggaaagaaaaagtatcttcaagaaaaaaaaaagtacaaaaacaTGTAAAACGAACATTCTATGAAAGTCCACTGAAACATATCCAATTAAGGTAATAGAAAATGCAAAGAGAATTTGTACGATATGTATAAAATGTAGACTTATATACACACATAAGCATTTGTTTTTGTAATTGTAGTAACAAAAGATGGGCACAAGCACAAAAACGACTATCATGTAATACTAATCAAGTCTTTAACAAAAGAAAAGATTCTTTTTGCTTTGCAAAAGAGTCTTTACAAGATAGCGTTATTATTTTAAGCGATAATgaaaatgaattaaataataaagatGATGAAAGTAAACAAGAACTACAAACAA encodes the following:
- the LOC117165711 gene encoding uncharacterized protein LOC117165711 isoform X5 → MSGQARIRLRLPRGVSSHPTSVTRSIQSTTLNRDYKEERWAAADCLFAMFGYPGILLRLLRSLSSGTTGVLAGYSDAESDKENAIPSANEMKRKAKALSPESLKSTKNYLSENNTSYYRTERKEENVNLVNNSPINDHSVTQTTVHISNEILCEKTSGSDQRDASNLEENTNNLKHKNLNHNISKMTTVRTRSMNNLNSAQKDEEDISINTHQPVGRRKGSKNKLEKMRGVSFSAGSRKKRKREEEKEKIIQNDMGKSDTLSSSLKNLDNKCKSSCLHVIYDIDKSNNVINNIETSPKPQVEQEAVKEQVAMVDTSSNVIYTKVKEPDIVYINNENHHIGDDLVINKLKEMESDGKSTEKPDSHLNNTGDWSVKSKAISVIVKQEKGEAESTPPSEIKKTNQLGLTPNEILRQKDKTVAENHDQKGKKLDLTQISCSLVEESEKTENSETNLVTVQNIIKHSNVSNNPQLKIFTEQNRVTVIRSSQSNELSNPKMMQEDSTEPCIAIDVIDQSTTNEIECNLSKRSLSRLSEDSFNKIKSKDRSFGKISELISDEQKRAIETYYTVDMSIVNLEEVQKNITIINKKNIRCNICGSLYVRMDKCQVHIWGHLQMKPYQCKACDFATVTVSNVRCHIRKSHLKIKPFACHLCEKRYVNAILLEEHINTHTGARPYKCKLCEFASSSRQILSYHNATHKPLKDINCKLCGKEFYSKSRLRAHMIVHNKDKAVMCKLCSAYLSNAKALETHHKNIHMQDYVCNICGKHTKSRKALHNHQNVHAAAKYKCTLCPNVYKSSQILKEHLLKHEGIRKYKCNVCEKSFGQQSHLAAHMAVHSKIRFHCPGCDKPFNRLDNMKIHTKRCKLFLANPELKNLLSKRERTISFNNIAELTAELKTGNMTNSISQVSLENQNDEMLVVKTVEHEQKTALNLCKLGLNISCIESTEKTWNSDKMYNEKEVMKSSENIAINVTNIDDRLIPENENVSILENILGPENY